The following coding sequences are from one Pocillopora verrucosa isolate sample1 chromosome 5, ASM3666991v2, whole genome shotgun sequence window:
- the LOC131777280 gene encoding uncharacterized protein, with product MKIPALASRFEKGANSRPHVPKVWSSPRPKLYQRRFYSPRRRSKITAAVLGPAKTNGYRHNIYQYWNHPSLGPHQRPDQTPKREVQKTKFPFQLQYDVREYGDVSRNPNQKLAYDAADYPPIWNRQTAIPVYKQFRVARDSIRKTSSPFVGQNGFRKGQKLRKDWIPLKPGLFIPLYGSAAMTRNFPIIMHTRVGLNPYESSISPKAPSWLFKMQRNRISHIKKMSRIPARALILSSENGRATPGLYIPSLANNYHQRELALQRELEPESSQDLKNAYDSSDTALPNVLGEVNLGGSNLISESALNQPASSNSGYRTSGAEEEGRPVPRTSYGTTSYIRRKSRLNDPKLIRLRHILRNMKKRSLDLTKAHRNDDLSSYTLGETQILHDSNDARLFDKRNVNDEIERRFSMRKAKGRRNWGALNEFASNVTWASMILLKQRKQNMRKRALQQPDDLFRNSTAKIAKGRSPGTATVEGVPAVLKKDKKREKSPSLSPENVSSNMHHALHPSKRKKNKQKHARNFINVNGGGIYFNTRNAYLNRHLAPFHDNGATERYEPFFNTRGPFEAHQMAMARRMRAMQSRGLFHSLGNINPRFFSYSPFRFPLVPMPQQFMAMQRFGLPVRNFPSEYRTLPFPSTQNHFGIPWYMRVQNRLTETQGGETEEVEKATPHDSHDQTVIPQTSEGFKTSISSQVGKGNYAESFQSPTTELSSQILKIENNRAFEGQPILNAEGVDTSNPGLDGKAKNVQLTGIQVTDQSATMLNKWYPLRKGKVSLMSDPRKYTSQWPSRLPGLDLVANSDNLRSRDDFPAIYTPGIFNAFYPKNYQNYRSPPYKDDVSEEGNIGVEEYSRGTETPPTVPSVNQGFKFHGILGQEYIPSPVPYHTSPFKNHFYKNFPNIGRRRILRKREVRRGKTHAHKHHEVFNGPFSYGRQRKFKSSFKLLDTNQREYSKIEARGTQAHLNETDIHNKKTVSVANDPRTQIVYPVEDPMNEILSKGYSIAPRSYGVDVSPGIAPWPLTYTPVVPQQIFRRFPLLSFPKGPPRSLMELSQAVDQFPDKVSAGANTPYGTSRQASYTGNGPARSWQEVGNQPNTVSTTLNILRSQEALGSTEKPTKEMPRDEGSEENETGQKGSQSSTFSLNANGFPEILQQSIPGLASHSYSEFPEEAAQATPENEQIKKGTHGLSDGEESYSEAGKSIVDGERNEDGESDSNFTPGLLGGLDTMQTGLLKQQFDSTPSPKGRVMVSSRTFGPHQEGRRLHSPTSAERERADLRQNVKAPQNSLLQERATFSTNRDVHKNVPGGLQENGFDATVPGRNSHMLTLPNLSLNSIEKLIDSAAEEQSAIDDKTSTGHSYGSRWRGEANEQFNDDNLSNHGYPAKLGQGVLKKNGENIHNLDWKSPLLSQSQAPFDFNWKLERALTQWKGPAYSRPDTAYMEGNLADDQPENAFVKPKGSNDNPDVVPGYTFDTQGQRSVPLFLPNPPSDLADDSNAETVLMVPAPGNKAKEEADSTKSGAKKETIFNKTSQKKTFKG from the exons ATGAAAATACCTGCATTGGCATCACGATTTGAGAAAGGAGCTAACAGTAGACCTCATGTTCCAAAAGTATGGAGTTCACCGAGACCGAAACTTTATCAAAGAAGATTCTATAGCCCCAGACGTAGATCTAAGATCACAGCCGCTGTTTTGGGACCAGCAAAGACAAATGGATACAGGCACAATATCTATCAATATTGGAACCATCCAAGCCTAGGCCCTCACCAAAGACCTGACCAAACTCCGAAGCGAGAAGTGCAGAAGACGAAATTTCCATTCCAACTCCAGTATGATGTTAGAGAGTATGGTGATGTTAGCCGAAATCCCAACCAGAAACTGGCCTATGATGCAGCTGACTATCCACCAATCTGGAACCGTCAAACAGCTATTCCTGTTTATAAGCAGTTTCGTGTTGCCAGAGATAGCATCAGAAAGACAAGTTCGCCATTTGTTGGCCAGAATGGTTTCAGGAAAGGACAAAAACTTCGTAAAGACTGGATCCCTCTTAAACCCGGACTTTTTATTCCACTTTATGGTTCCGCAGCAATGACGAGAAATTTCCCCATAATAATGCACACTCGCGTAGGCCTGAATCCATATGAATCGAGTATCTCTCCCAAAGCTCCTAGCTGGTTGTTTAAAATGCAGCGCAATCGAATATCTCACATCAAAAAGATGAGCAGAATTCCAGCTCGTGCGTTAATTTTGTCCTCAGAAAACGGGAGGGCCACTCCAGGCCTCTACATACCAAGCTTAGCAAATAACTACCATCAGCGAGAATTAGCATTGCAGCGAGAGTTAGAACCTGAGTCCAGTCAAGATCTGAAAAATGCATATGACAGCAGTGATACTGCACTTCCAAACGTGTTAGGAGAGGTTAATCTTGGTGGAAGTAACTTGATTTCTGAGAGTGCACTGAACCAGCCCGCCTCGTCGAATTCAGGGTACAGGACATCCGGAGCAGAAGAAGAAGGAAGACCAGTACCAAGAACTTCGTATGGAACTACGAGCTACATAAGAAGGAAAAGCAGACTAAATGATCCGAAGCTGATCAGGTTAAGGCACATTCTTCGTAATATGAAGAAGCGGAGTCTTGATCTAACAAAAGCTCACAGAAATGATGACTTAAGTAGCTATACGCTAGGAGAAACACAAATATTGCACGATTCAAATGATGCTCGTCTTTTTGATAAACGTAACGTCAATGACGAGATAGAGAGGAGATTTTCCATGCGTAAAGCGAAGGGAAGACGGAACTGGGGCGCTCTCAATGAATTTGCATCTAACGTTACGTGGGCATCTATGATTTTATTAAAGCAAAGAAAGCAGAACATGCGCAAAAGGGCACTTCAGCAGCCAGATGATCTTTTTCGAAACTCGACTGCAAAAATCGCGAAGGGGAGGTCACCTGGGACTGCAACAGTTGAAGGTGTACCAGCGGTTTTGAAAAAGGACAAGAAAAGGGAGAAGTCACCTTCGTTATCACCAGAAAACGTTTCGTCAAATATGCATCATGCGCTTCATCCTagcaaacgaaagaaaaataaacaaaaacatgctAGGAATTTCATAAATGTAAACGGCGGTGGAATATACTTCAATACAAGAAACGCGTACCTAAATCGCCACTTAGCACCTTTTCATGACAATGGTGCGACAGAAAGATACGAGCCATTCTTCAATACTAGAGGGCCCTTTGAAGCCCACCAAATGGCTATGGCGAGACGTATGCGTGCGATGCAGTCACGTGGGTTGTTTCATTCCTTAGGCAATATTAACCCACGGTTTTTTTCTTACAGTCCATTTCGGTTTCCATTGGTGCCTATGCCTCAGCAGTTTATGGCGATGCAACGATTTGGATTACCAGTACGAAACTTTCCATCTGAGTACAGAACGCTACCTTTTCCGTCGACCCAGAATCATTTTGGCATTCCTTGGTACATGAGAGTGCAAAACAGGCTGACAGAGACACAAGGAGGGGAGACTGAGGAGGTCGAAAAAGCAACTCCACATGACTCCCACGACCAAACTGTAATACCGCAAACCAGTGAAGGTTTCAAGACTTCAATCTCCTCACAAGTAGGCAAAGGCAACTACGCTGAAAGCTTTCAAAGCCCTACGACAGAACTATCCTCCCAGATCCTTAAAATAGAGAACAATAGGGCATTTGAAGGGCAGCCTATACTTAACGCAGAAGGCGTCGATACTAGTAATCCAGGCCTAGACGGAAAGGCGAAGAATGTACAGTTGACGGGAATCCAAGTGACAGATCAATCAGCCACCATGCTCAACAAGTGGTACCCTCTGCGCAAAGGCAAAGTTTCACTTATGTCTGATCCTCGAAAGTATACCTCTCAATGGCCATCTCGTCTCCCAGGATTAGATTTGGTTGCTAATTCTGACAACCTTCGGTCAAGAGATGACTTTCCAGCCATATATACGCCTGGaattttcaatgctttttaccctaaaaattatcagaattATCGTTCTCCTCCTTATAAAGATGATGTCTCAGAAGAGGGTAACATAGGAGTGGAAGAGTATAGCCGGGGTACTGAGACACCACCGACTGTACCATCTGTGAATCAAGGCTTTAAGTTTCACGGCATATTGGGTCAGGAATATATTCCAAGTCCTGTTCCATATCATACATCCCCATTCAAGAATCacttttataaaaattttccgAACATTGGAAGGAGACGAATTCTCAGGAAACGTGAGGTTCGCCGTGGTAAGACACATGCCCATAAACACCATGAAGTGTTTAATGGGCCATTCTCTTATGGGCGCCAAAGAAAGTTTAAGTCAAGTTTTAAATTATTGGACACAAACCAAAGGGAATATTCGAAGATAGAAGCGAGAGGCACACAAGCACATTTAAATGAGACAGATATTCACAACAAGAAAACAGTTTCAG ttgctaACGACCCAAGAACACAAATAGTCTATCCCGTGGAGGATCCAATGAACGAGATCTTGAGCAAAGGATATTCAATAGCGCCTAGATCGTATGGCGTAGACGTTTCACCGGGAATTGCACCATGGCCCTTAACATATACTCCCGTTGTACCACAGCAAATTTTTCGACGCTTTCCATTGCTCTCTTTTCCAAAGGGCCCACCACGATCATTGATGGAACTCTCTCAAGCGGTAGATCAGTTCCCAGACAAAGTCTCAGCCGGTGCAAACACTCCATATGGTACAAGCCGACAGGCTTCATACACAGGCAATGGTCCTGCAAGGTCGTGGCAAGAAGTCGGAAATCAGCCAAACACTGTCAGTACAACTTTGAATATTCTTCGTAGTCAAGAGGCTTTGGGATCCACCGAGAAACCCACAAAGGAGATGCCAAGAGACGAAGGGAGTGAGGAAAATGAAACCGGCCAGAAAGGATCTCAGTCTTCAACTTTTTCACTGAACGCGAATGGCTTCCCAGAAATACTCCAACAGTCTATACCGGGGCTTGCAAGCCATAGCTACTCGGAATTTCCAGAAGAAGCTGCACAGGCTACGCCAGAAAACGAGCAGATAAAAAAAGGCACTCATGGTTTATCTGATGGAGAAGAATCATATTCGGAAGCGGGGAAATCCATTGTTGACGGGGAACGAAATGAGGATGGAGAAAGCGACTCAAATTTCACTCCAGGATTACTTGGCGGCTTAGATACCATGCAGACAGGTTTACTCAAGCAACAGTTTGATAGCACCCCTTCCCCGAAAGGGCGAGTAATGGTTAGTTCTCGTACATTTGGGCCTCACCAGGAGGGAAGGAGACTACATTCTCCTACATCAGCCGAACGAGAAAGAGCTGATTTACGCCAAAATGTTAAGGCACCTCAGAATTCTCTTTTGCAGGAACGGGCTACATTTAGCACTAATCGAGATGTTCACAAAAATGTTCCAGGGGGTCTTCAAGAAAATGGTTTTGATGCGACAGTCCCAGGAAGAAATAGCCACATGCTGACCCTGCCGAATCTTTCTTTAAACTCCATCGAAAAACTAATCGATTCAGCGGCTGAGGAACAATCGGCAATTGATGACAAAACAAGTACAGGCCATAGTTATGGTTCACGTTGGAGGGGTGAGGCAAATGAACAATTTAATGATGACAATCTAAGTAATCATGGTTATCCTGCTAAATTAGGTCAAGGCGTTCTCAAGAAAAATGGGGAAAACATACACAATTTAGACTGGAAATCGCCTCTCCTAAGTCAGTCACAGGCACCCTTCGATTTCAATTGGAAACTTGAAAGAGCTCTTACACAATGGAAAGGACCAGCCTATTCAAGACCAGATACCGCTTATATGGAAGGGAATTTGGCAGATGATCAGCCTGAAAATGCCTTTGTGAAACCGAAAGGATCAAATGATAACCCCGATGTTGTTCCCGGCTATACATTTGATACTCAGGGACAACGCTCCGTGCCGCTCTTTCTGCCTAACCCACCATCCGACCTTGCTGATGACAGCAATGCAGAAACAGTGTTGATGGTACCTGCACCAGGAAACAAGGCAAAAGAAGAAGCAGATTCTACGAAATCTGGTGCaaaaaaggaaaccattttTAACAAAACGAgccaaaagaaaacatttaaggGCTAG
- the LOC131777279 gene encoding ras-associated and pleckstrin homology domains-containing protein 1-like, producing MKRLYALHVREFVMLCVSIFIFMVTIHEGTAFHNRKTAHLKTITLKRRTDKWAGASHGDGDPQVKRAIDNENVRPMKDTNGYFITTVLNHKRNLIASLHTGETKPRRSNDFTWKRTYLPSARKPYWGHFLGLHPWYDPNLYKKQISNNEPVVDDEPFIVLPPDNTINTKDEAFKLDEEAETAAPTAKKIPTTTPTTPTTPTTPTTPTTTPTTLTTPLTTPTTLPPITTPLPTTPPTTPPTPQPAPSTPRPIPPPPARPQIIDIQSENPLLKRGTPPVPANINLNLEIGDNGETAEAEQHENVPMSPTPRVIYAQTLPAPAESTPQPSPQIIIAQMPAASEASPAGQQPQIVMAQPAQAQSQPQYALAPAPSPPPQPQYIIAPPPPVPAPPPQYIIASPPEPQPAPAPAPVIVPAPPPAPIMYQQPMVQSPPAPVYAPAVYLAEASPPRTVIATPSSQNFAALPGQVTIAASPPAAITVSSSAPAAPMGGLNNMLMSNPVMGLPSLNPVSPLLLNNRLMTQGGSLYPGGMGSLQSPLMQSLGLPLPSYASPLNQQLQYPSSLMYPSPLSLPGIQQFPNVLSSIGQTGYDPLLYNGLIGMFANAIRSSMTQSQPNALASALALAATQAQARNQPPDLLTAALVQALAQDMQQGIQPISNDRLVQALSQALSQAQPSMRQVPNPAPAPAPPASSLPPPPNPPQRSGPPVPLYEVVPTVTRQDAPPRASRSNASRNEYSVNTVGKALANALIKAARKVASQNTRPDKRQHKGSRHRHHKADSDGRYDNNEHYNVRSFVPLLYAHSPDYKYEKIHRMINQWEGKDMIKYYAMFRTFWRRVVHPCYSRACFICQRCLE from the exons ATGAAACGTTTATATGCCCTCCATGTGAGAGAGTTTGTGATGCTATGTGTCtctattttcatcttcatggTGACGATACATGAAGGAACTGCTTTTCATAACAGGAAGACCGCACACCTAAAGACAATCACTTTAAAACGGAGAACCGACAAGTGGGCCGGAGCTTCACACGGAGATGGTGACCCGCAAGTCAAAAGAGCCATAGACAATGAAAATGTCAGACCCATGAAAGATACAAATGGCTATTTCATTACGACAGTTTTAAATCACAAAAGGAATCTAATTGCTTCCTTGCACACTGGTGAAACAAAGCCAAGAAGATCCAATG ATTTCACTTGGAAAAGAACTTACCTACCATCAGCGAGAAAGCCCTATTGGGGACATTTCCTAGGCCTACATCCTTGGTACGACCCAAACTTGTATAAAAAACAGATTTCCAACAATGAACCAGTGGTAGACGATGAGCCTTTCATTGTTTTGCCACCTGATAACACAATAAACACTAAAGATGAGGCTTTCAAACTGGACGAGGAAGCTGAAACTGCGGCACCAACGGCAAAGAAGATACCTACCACGACACCTACAACGCCTACGACACCAACAACGCCTACTACACCCACAACAACACCTACGACGCTCACGACACCGTTAACAACTCCAACTACCCTACCCCCGATAACAACCCCTCTGCCAACAACCCCACCAACCACTCCTCCGACACCACAGCCCGCGCCGTCAACCCCACGACCTATTCCACCGCCGCCTGCACGGCCACAAATCATAGACATCCAGTCTGAAAACCCTTTACTTAAAAGAGGGACACCACCAGTTCCTGCCAACATCAATCTAAATCTTGAGATTGGGGATAACGGCGAAACGGCTGAGGCTGAACAACATGAAAATGTACCGATGTCACCAACACCACGCGTGATTTATGCTCAAACCTTGCCCGCTCCCGCAGAATCTACCCCACAGCCTTCTCCCCAAATAATCATTGCACAAATGCCTGCCGCCTCGGAAGCGTCACCAGCCGGTCAACAACCTCAAATAGTAATGGCACAACCTGCTCAAGCACAATCTCAACCCCAGTATGCCCTTGCACCTGCTCCTTCACCACCGCCACAACCACAATACATTATTGCTCCTCCACCCCCAGTGCCAGCTCCCCCACCACAATACATAATTGCATCTCCACCAGAGCCTCAACCGGCTCCAGCTCCAGCTCCCGTAATTGTTCCTGCACCACCACCGGCTCCTATAATGTATCAACAACCAATGGTGCAATCACCTCCAGCCCCCGTTTACGCCCCTGCAGTGTATTTGGCTGAAGCTTCGCCACCCAGAACCGTTATTGCCACACCTTCGTCACAAAATTTTGCTGCTCTACCTGGACAAGTGACTATAGCCGCATCACCGCCGGCAGCAATAACGGTGTCCTCGTCAGCACCTGCGGCACCAATGGGAGGACTAAATAACATGTTAATGTCCAACCCTGTTATGGGACTACCTTCGTTAAATCCAGTTTCTCCTCTTCTCTTAAACAACAGGCTTATGACACAGGGAGGGTCTTTATATCCCGGAGGCATGGGCAGTTTGCAGTCACCATTAATGCAATCTTTAGGCTTACCTTTGCCTTCGTACGCTTCCCCACTCAACCAACAATTACAATACCCTTCATCACTCATGTATCCCTCCCCTCTTTCGCTACCTGGTATCCAACAGTTCCCTAATGTCCTCTCCTCTATTGGCCAAACAGGCTATGATCCCCTTCTGTATAATGGTTTAATCGGAATGTTTGCCAATGCCATTCGCTCTTCCATGACCCAGTCTCAGCCGAATGCCCTTGCATCTGCCTTGGCTCTCGCTGCAACTCAAGCTCAGGCGCGAAACCAGCCGCCAGACCTTTTAACAGCTGCTCTTGTACAAGCCTTGGCACAAGACATGCAGCAAGGTATTCAACCAATCAGTAATGATAGATTAGTGCAAGCGTTGTCGCAAGCACTGTCACAGGCTCAACCTAGCATGCGGCAGGTCCCCAACCCTGCTCCTGCCCCTGCACCTCCCGCCTCTTCGTTACCACCGCCACCAAACCCACCACAACGTTCCGGTCCTCCAGTGCCGCTATATGAAGTGGTTCCCACTGTGACGAGACAAGACGCTCCCCCTCGGGCTTCAAGGTCCAACGCAAGTAGAAATGAGTATTCTGTGAATACAGTTGGAAAGGCTTTAGCTAATGCCCTGATAAAGGCGGCAAGAAAAGTTGCCAGTCAAAACACACGTCCAGATAAAAGACAACATAAAGGGTCTCGCCACAGACATCACAAAGCCGATAGCGATGGTCGGTACGATAATAACGAGCATTATAATGTTCGTTCATTTGTTCCTCTTTTATATGCACACTCTCCCGACTATAAGTACGAAAAAATACATCGTATGATCAATCAATGGGAAGGAAAGGACATGATAAAATATTACGCAATGTTTCGCACATTCTGGAGGCGTGTTGTTCACCCTTGTTACTCCAGAGCCTGTTTCATTTGCCAGAGATGTCTTGAATAG
- the LOC131777289 gene encoding probable NADH dehydrogenase → MLIKVKQKLKFAAMISTSNLKILSRLTLSKCFVTRSLRTSAIAVQNTQKKELGDRQRLVILGTGWGSYSVLKQIDKKLFDVIVVSPRNHFLFTPLLCSTTVGTLEFRSIIEPVRNTGFRDEHHFQQAEAVELLPDEHTVVCKSTLNGDRYDLKYDKLVIGVGAVSNTFGVPGVYDHAFFLKEISDARMIRNQILKNFELAMQPGVSEEEKKRLLHFVIVGGGPTGVEFGAELYDFVKQDVTRLYVHERSNVRVTLIEARQILPSFDEKLRTFAESKMRQRDQFELLQSSVTQVCADHIQLKDGEKLPCGLVVWSTGLAPRPFTASVKLPKNNNSQLVVDKFLRVQGIDDGSIFAIGDCSFIEANPYPCTAQVAEREGSYVAKSLGLSAQGRGSEVEPFSWRNIGMLAYLGDYQGLADFPTSKLQGFKSWILWRSVYFTKLGSWRLRFQVPFDWMRTFIWGRDVSQF, encoded by the exons ATGCTGATTaaagttaaacaaaaacttaaatttgCAGCTATGATTTCAACATCAAACTTAAAAATACTTTCTAGACTGACTCTTTCTAAATGCTTTGTGACAAGAAGCCTTCGAACCAGCGCGATCGCTGTTCAAAACACGCAGAAGAAAGAACTTGGCGATCGACAAAGGCTGGTCATCTTGGGAACTGGTTGGGGAAGCTACAGCGTGTTGAAACAAATCGACAAGAAACTATTTGATGTTATTGTGGTCAGTCCTCGTAACCACTTTCTTTTTACACCGCTGTTGTGTAGCACAACCGTAGGAACGTTGGAATTTCGAAGTATTATCGAGCCGGTGAGAAACACTGGCTTTAGAGACGAGCATCACTTTCAACAAGCAGAGGCCGTAGAGTTGCTTCCAGATGAACATACGGTGGTCTGCAAGAGTACTTTGAACGGTGATCGATACGATTTGAAGTACGATAAACTGGTCATTGGCGTAGGAGCTGTTAGCAATACATTTGGCGTTCCGGGCGTTTACGATCATGCCTTCTTTCTCAAGGAAATTTCGGATGCAAGGATGATCAGgaatcaaattctcaaaaattttgaattggCAATGCAGCCCGGCGTCAGCGAAGAAGAGAAAAAGCGCCTGCTACATTTTGTCATAGTTGGGGGTGGCCCCACTGGGGTGGAGTTTGGTGCTGAGTTGTATGACTTTGTGAAACAAGATGTGACAAGGCTGTATGTTCATGAGCGCAGCAATGTGAGAGTGACTCTGATTGAGGCAAGGCAGATCCTGCCATCTTTTGATGAAAAACTCAGAACCTTTGCAGAAAGCAAGATGAGACAGAGAGATCAGTTTGAACTTCTCCAGAGCAGTGTAACTCAAGTATGTGCTGATCACATTCAGTTGAAAGATGGAGAAAAATTGCCTTGTGGTTTGGTGGTGTGGTCAACTGGCCTTGCTCCGAGGCCATTCACTG cttcaGTTAAACTACCCAAGAACAACAACAGTCAGCTGGTAGTTGATAAGTTCCTCAGAGTCCAAGGAATTGATGATGGCTCAATATTTGCAATTGGTGACTGCTCCTTTATTGAGGCCAATCCATACCCCTGCACTGCCCAGGTAGCAGAGAGGGAGGGCAGCTATGTGGCCAAATCCCTGGGGCTCTCAGCTCAAGGGAGGGGCTCAGAGGTGGAGCCCTTCTCCTGGAGGAACATTGGTATGCTGGCTTATCTTGGAGATTATCAAGGACTGGCTGATTTTCCCACAAGCAAGTTGCAAGGCTTTAAATCATGGATTCTTTGGAGATCAGTGTACTTTACCAAACTTGGGAGCTGGAGGTTGAGATTTCAGGTACCTTTTGATTGGATGAGAACCTTCATTTGGGGCAGAGATGTTTCTCAGTTTTGA